Proteins encoded together in one Actinomycetes bacterium window:
- a CDS encoding sigma-70 family RNA polymerase sigma factor: MTDELIADARAGKPHAAPFLTSLHGPALAGYLRDIASDLSDTDRELIAERAVEGAVRKIDRFDAAHGPFTAWLRGFVRFEVLNWRRATARLHSLAGVDVPTPNPPAHTDLPGAVLAAVTDALRTLSPADQVIIALHDIEQLPSKQAAARLGITDDACRQRYVRARRRLAAVAARDPRLGAYAREASP; encoded by the coding sequence GTGACCGACGAACTCATCGCTGATGCCCGGGCCGGCAAGCCCCACGCGGCCCCGTTCCTGACCAGCTTGCACGGCCCGGCCCTGGCTGGCTACCTGCGGGATATCGCGTCGGACCTGTCCGACACCGACCGCGAGCTGATCGCCGAGCGCGCCGTCGAGGGCGCCGTCCGCAAGATCGACCGGTTCGATGCGGCCCATGGGCCCTTTACCGCCTGGCTGCGCGGCTTTGTCCGCTTCGAGGTGCTCAACTGGCGGCGGGCCACGGCCAGGCTGCACAGCCTGGCCGGGGTCGACGTGCCGACCCCGAACCCGCCCGCCCACACCGACCTGCCCGGCGCTGTGCTGGCCGCAGTCACCGACGCGCTCCGCACGCTCAGCCCCGCCGACCAGGTGATCATCGCACTGCACGACATCGAGCAGCTGCCGTCGAAACAAGCGGCGGCCCGGCTGGGCATCACCGACGACGCCTGCCGCCAACGGTACGTGCGGGCGCGCCGACGCCTGGCTGCGGTCGCCGCCAGGGACCCGCGGTTGGGCGCGTATGCGAGGGAGGCAAGCCCATGA